The genomic segment CTACTTAGAATTGATTCCTCTTTTTCAAGGGAGTCAACCTCCCTACCAACTTTCACTATCTTGGTCTCATTTGCACTTTGACCATCATCATTGTGGTGGACCTCTCTAGTGCAAAATGGACTTCCACTAGGTGGGTCTTCCAGAACAAGCAATATTTGTTAAATAATTTTATGTTTATCGTTTGGATATTAACCGAATGTCCTTTTCAAGGCAGAGAAGGTGGTATTTATAGGCGATTTTATCAATTGTTCTTGACGACGTGTGCTGTAAGGAGTTTGTCTTCTGACAAAGTTTGTTCTCGCGTACGTTGGGTAAGCAGGGAATCTTTATGATTTGATAGCTTTTTGTGTGGAAAGTAAGGGATCTTGTTGCTCGGGTGTTTCTTTCTACCATGAATCGTTGCATATCCTTTCGTGTGTTGAGATGATTTGACTTGTGATAATTTCCTTTCCACTTAGGCGAACTGCTCATCATCAGGGAGCGTGCATGGTGCACACCTAAGTCTGTCTCCTCATAATACACATGCATCCTCTTGGGGAAACTAGGATAACACCCATACGCAAAGATTACAAGGATTCTTCCTACCCACTAAGTGTTTTCCCATTACATAATGCACATGTGAAGGCTCTCCTCGGAGACAAACCTCTTCAGTTTCTCCCTGAGGGAGTAACTGGGGATGACGTGGCCATCGTAATATTTGAACTGGATGGGAGTTAAATGCCTGGCCATGTGGCCTTTCTCTATTACCTCCATAGTCTTTCGGGGACATCAATCAAAGCATCGCCTCAGTGATTAATGCTTAGGGTTGCGTTGGTTTTCATAACAGTTGGATCGCACAAGAGTACCTTGTCATGGACAATCCTATGACTGTGAGTGAGTTTCTTGTGGGTAAAGACTGGCTATATAAAAGCTTCATGTCCTCTTCTTCTCCAACTTTCCTCATTTTCAAATTTCAACACTAAAACCAGAGAAACTGGAGACAACTAGAGGaaaaaaattccaccaatgcCATACTCCTTTTCAAATTCACCAGCACATTTTTATCCTTTTGGTTGGTTTGGATCATCATCAATACGTCATGAGATACATCAATGTCAGTCGAACGATGTTGTTGTACGATCTTCTTTAGCATTACACATATATTCGTCATTTATCACGTAAGTTTACTCTTACTCCTACATTTTCGTTGCCCTTTTTAAAAATAGATAAACACATGATGGGTTGTCTATTTAGATAGGGATAACCCTGGTAGGCATCGCGGTGCATGTATATTATGCTAAAGGCTAGGACCTTAAAAGATAGACGAACCCTTAAAGTTGATTTCTTTGTTAATTTTTCTGGCGGGATTCAACCTTTCTGTCCATTTTATCCATCAATTTCCTGTGTTTTTGttcttttctgggtttttcttgggGTACTTTATTCTATCCTTACCCTTCTCGAGTAGTTATCCCAGGGTAAATCTTGTACTTTAGCCATTTACCTTTTCGGTCAGTTTACTAACTGCTCAGTTTTGTCTTACACATAGATGTCTGACGAGTTACGTGAGCTCCACGAGTACGGTTATGTCGGGTTTGACAAAAATTTATTGGAGAGCTTCAGGAAAATCACAAAGAAGAAGTTACCAAAGGGTCACTGTTCTCTCATAACCTACACCTGTCGAGGGAGCATCAGGAGTGGAAAGATTTGGAAGACGCCCTTGCCATCTCAAAAAGGGTGTATTTAGAGCTCTGCGTAGGCAAAAAGTATGGATTTACTTCTCTcacaaaagtaataaaaaatagtGGGACTAGCTCGTCACAAGGGGTAATGGTCGCTGCTCTTGCAATGATGAAGGAGAGATCTCACCACCGAGTCTAGGCTAAAGATAGCTAGGTCGTGAGGGACGAGCTAGAAGGATAGACTGCTTAGAGGTCGGAGGAGGCAGCCCGACTAAGTATGGATGAGGAGTGGTGCATCCCCGGGGGTTCCTGAACCGACTAAGTAAAGACGAGGAGTGGGCTTGTACTAGCGCTGATAGGATCGGGGACTGGAGCCAAGCACATCAGAAGGTGGGAGCCACTCTTCCCCTCCACCTGTAATTTGCAAACTTATTGCAATTTTTCAAGATTGCCCAGTTTTAACGAATTCCCAACCACTATTAGTTACTCGCGGGTTTGTACGTCATGTACAGACGGAGGAAGTGCCCGTACCAAGCCTATCAGAAATCATTTTTGTCTTCCACCTCAACGCCAACCCTCGAAGGGGGAAGAATTTGGAGGGGTTTATACATTGATGACGGTCATGCTCAAGAAGCCAAGGACCACTTCTTCTTCACTACTCATTTTCCCATCCAGGACCATTCGAAATTCTAGTTAGATTTGCAACGCGCTAGTCAAGAGCACATTTATTTTTGGTTTTTATTCCACTTTGTGAATGCCCTTTTATATAATTCCTGGCTTGAGGTTCGTTTTCGTGCTCCTCACATGTGGCCATCGTCTAGAACCGGTTGGACGAGATCCAACTGATGTTTGACGATGATCGGAGCATCATTAAGTTGGTCACAACAACCAATCTCTGAGTGGTTAGGCTAATCCGGAAGGACTAAcacattgtaacgccctattaatccaggaccgttacactacgTGTTTAAAACAAtgcttaacttgttaagcgaGTCGTTTAGACTCAAAAGTCTAATTAAAGTTAATTAAAGGGTTAGGTGGTAAAATATTAGCCGAAATGTATACAATTTTTCATTACAACATTAaatatttacaagggatcccaaaaagagttttaAACAAAGTATAATTAGAACCCAAGCTACAAAACAATCGACATAAGCAACAAAATATGACTTAAACCCTAGGTCCCTAAAAAATATCTCGATCGTGGAGGCTGAGCATGCTGAAAATGTATGCACCACTCCAATGCCCTCCAACTCGTGGCTGGTCTACCTACATTATTAGGTTTTCAAATCTTCCCTCTAAGCCATCGAAAACCTTAGAATCTTTAGAAAGTTTTACTCTAATTAATTTCCAAGATTTATTCTACTCTTGACCCTAGCAGTATTATCTAAATGTATGGTACTAATGATGTACCAAGCTTAATCCCTTAACAAATAGCGGTGAAGAAAATTGCTAAGTTAATACTTGATaataaggaaaataagtttaacTTTTATCTTTAATTAGGTCCTAgaagaattaatttattatgaaaaaactcataaaatttttttagaaaagaaTTTTTCCCCTTAATTATCCCTTAAGATTTCCCCCCTTAATTATTTATGAAAAATCTCTTAAGGTGAATCTTAAcattataagtttaatctatttattggtgtttaaaataatcatattttatagTAAAGGTGAAAACTTACTTTTTGGTAAAAGTCTCAAAATATTTCTAATTGTTGAAAAACAGTTCCATTTATGAAAATTTCCAAAGTGTGGAAATCTACCATTTTAAATCTTTAGACCAAAAAGTTTCCAATATTTATAGAGCAATTCTTAGATATTCCAAAAAGTTCCATACCAATTTTTAttcaaaaatacacattttaactaGGTAAAAGTTGTCACTAAAAAGTATGATCTGAAACTGTTTTATTTAAAATCCAGATTTTTCCTAAACTTAGGAGAAATACAAAATTCACTTGGCTTGGTATTTTTCTATGATTTTTCTAAGGTTCAAATTAGGTTATGCTAGAAATATCCTTGACAAAAAGTAGGCCAAAAAGGTAATTTTTTCTTTGTGAAAAATATTCACCAATGTGGCTGCCTAGaagattttatttcaaaatcttatATTTTCTTTGAAATTTAGAAGGATATaattcctatatttttataatatttctaTGAAACTTTGCCAGTTTGATTTTCAATATGGAGAGAGTGTTGAATTTGAAAATTAGcccaaaatatttaattttcttaCTAAAACATTTTTCCAAAGTGCAAGGGCCAAACTGACCAAAAATATTTTTCCAGATTTCTTGTCAACCTAAACAATTTATAACTCCCAATATATTAATCATGTATCAATGACGTTTTCCAGATATAAAATTTGATATGTCATAAACATTTccataaaattttatttaaaaatactatgACTTACCTATTCAACACACTAAACTTATGTAATCTTCCTATAAAATTGATTCATAgagtttatttttatgaactaaGTTGTTATGGCAGTGCTTGACCCTTTGGATGTCAAGTCGAAAACATTGGCAGCAAgaataaaataatacaacttATTGGAACTTTGGATTCTAAGCTAACAAAAAACTCTACCACCATGCATGCATAAACCAGACATCATAAATACAATATTACAGGACATAAGAAGaagataacacataacaaaaTCATATCAAACAGATTTCGTAAGCTAGtttaaaacataaaccaaagtTCACAAGAGTTTTACCATCATTGCTCTGGGTTTTGGTTGTGTGTCTTCCTCCTAGGTTTCGAGATACAATTTAGTCGAATTGTAGATTCTAAGCTAACAAAATAccctaccaccatgcatgcataaaccatacatcataaacaaaatattacaTGCCAAAAGAAGAATATAACACATAACACACTCATACAAAAAAAATTTCCTAAGCTTGTTTAACACATAAACTAAAGTTCACTAGTGTTCTACCATAGTTGCTCTAGGTTTTGGTTTTGTGTGTTCCTCATAGGTTTTGAGCCTCACTACTATCCTTTAATAATTTCAAACCCCTCCCAAAACATCACCAACTCAGATCATAACCCAAGAAAAAGAGAGAAACGTGGGAAGAAAAGGACATTTTAACACAAGAGAGTTAACTCCTCGATGATCAAGGTTGTATGCAAGCTCACTAAGTGAGTTTGACAGACTTGTGGCTACTTTCATCTTCTAGACCTTaaaaacattattaaaaatggtTAAAACTCAGAAATCATAACGCACAAATGGAGCTCCAGGATTTAACATAGAGAAGAACAAGAATAACTCACATGGAGTCATTGTTTCTCAAGCTTACATGGAGATTTCCTTGAggaaacaagagagagagagagagagagagagagagagagagaggagagtgcACTGAATATTTCAGCCACTTCCTAATGATCCCTTAATTTCCCATTTTGGCATGCGTTCATTTTGAAATGTGCCTAAAATTCCACTTAAAGGGTGGTTGTGCCCAAAAATAAGGCCCAAGGTTGGTATAAACCTAATGCCCattaaaacatgttaaaaatttaaatatagcAACCCAAAATGTCATCAAAGTCCCCTTATTGCATTTGTGGAAACCATTTTAATTTGTTTACCCCAATAAGGCCAAATAATCattttctctcaaaatacaaATGAGGATTCTTAATATTCCTATGCCCAAATTAAATGCTTTCgccaaaattatttattttccaaTATTATTATCTGATATTTTACCCGTATAAGGTTTCTATTTTGGTCTGGGACCGTAATTCTTAGTTTGACCAAAAgtcaattaaattaataataatgccACACattaatttgaactttgattttcaAATCATAATATAACCCCAACATGATATATAATATGGGAATAAAATTGTGATCCGAATTGCTATTATCACATGCCTAAAACATGGGgcattacaatacctacaatttataaaagttTCGTCCCAAGTTACCTCTTTGACCCTGTGGTTACACCACTAAACTTTTAACAAGGGTATGGACTTGTTTCTCACCACTTTGTCCTTTCAATCCAAGATCACTACTGGCTTCTCCTCAAAGTAGAGCTTTGGATCCATGATTATTTCCTCATAGCTGAGTACATGACTAGGGTCATCGATATATTTCCTCAGCTTGGATACATGAGAAATGTCATGTACCAGCGATAAGGCAGGTGGCAATGCTAAATGGTATGCCACTTCCCCAATTCTTTCTAGTGTCTCGTAAGGTCCAATATGCCATGGGCTGAGCTTTCCCTTTCTATTGAAAGGCATAGCCCCTTTTAGCAGTGCTACTTTCAAAAACACCTTATCTCTTACTTCAAAAGTCAATGACCTTCTCTGCTGGTCTGCGTACTTGCATTTTTGATCAACTGAAGTGTGCAACTGTTGCCGCATCTTTTCTAAAATCGTCATTAAATTGATCGATCTCATTAGATCCCAAAAATTTTCTTTCTCTAGCTTCATTCCAAAGGATTGGGGATCGAAATTTTCTCTTCTAAAGAGCCTCCTATGGTACAATCTCAGTCAACTAATGTTAATTATTGTTGTACGCACTTCTATTAAAGAGAGATTTTTATTCCACGACCCTTGGAAGTCATGTATGCACATTTTCAACATATCCTCTAGGGTTTGGCTGGTCTGCTCACTTTGTCCATACGTGTGGGGGTGAAACACAGTGCTAAACATTAGTTGGGTCCTTTGTCCCTGTTTAcatttctttccaaaatgcatatGTTAAACGTCCTTCACGGTCGGACACTATTGATATTGGAACTCCATACAATCTCACTATTTCTAAGATATATAACTGCGCCAACTTGTCAGCTGAATCTATTTTCTTGATGGGTAAGAAATGGGCTGACTTTGTCAAATGGTTGAGAAAAACCCAGATCGCATCTTGCCCCTTTGAGTATACTCGAGAATTTCAAAAGAATGCAACAACCCAGGTAGTCGTTGGTGCTCTACTTTCGTTTGTTGGCAGGTCAAACTAACTCCATCTTCATCCCCGGCTAATAGAAGTACTTAttcaaatcctggtccagctttGTGGTGCTTGGGTGCATGGTATGAAGGGCATTATGTGCCTTGTAAAATATCTATTTCTTACTCTCATCGTCACCTGGAACACAAATGCTGCCATTAAACCCTAACACCCCGTCATCGGTGATCTGGAATCTTGGTCGCACTTTCTTTAcgtctcactacaagaaaaaatgcttttaataacaccaaaagtgtgttatcaaaacataccataacactttttgatgttttaagaccgactatgttatcgtaggtcagggtactttacataacattttatcattgttatacagatgtgttattatactgtcaacgataacacactttctgtgttattttaatatatagataaatgtttaattatgttatttataatcgattatataacacatttcaatacttataaatttgtgttatactacactttagtataacactttttttgtgttatactacattATTTGTGACATTTTTATTGTTCAAATcaggtattgatcactaaaacttgactttttttgttttttttaattatttcagttttttgttatttttatattatttatctagtttatatgtattttgattatgttaatattaattatgtttactccttaaaatgtattgtatttgacataattttttatatattttatgaaatgtatatatatataatattgaaaattatttatcaaattaggttataatattgaaaatatatatataatcggaattaaaaataattatatataatcaaaattggaaaataattttttttttattaaaatggctTTCTCCGCGGTTGTATTAACAAAACCGCGGAGAAATGTACCATTTTTTCTGCGGTTGTGTTGAATAAACCGCAAAGAAAATGGTACCTTTCTCCGCAGTTTTTtcaacacaaccgcagagaaaagtgtggcTTTTCTCCGCGATTttcataccacttttctctgcggtcgaatacactgccaTTTTCAATACTCttgaaaaccgcagtgtattaagtaaaaaaaccgcagagaaagaccttttttgtagtagtgtagaaTTTATATTTGTTATCTCCCGGTAACAAATGTATAGTAAAATCTGGGCCTTTATGAGGCGTATAAAGAATCtccaagtcttttgggatccttcactgtgtgtCATGACCAGGCTTTCGCGATCTGAACACATCCTTTGAGCTGGACGTGGAAGAACTAACCTACCTTGACACAGGCCAAGTTCAGAGTTTCTAGGAGGCGATCTAGGCATCACACATCTTGAAGTCGGTTGTTGGCGCAAGAGGTGATCTGGAGACTATTTGGTTTTCATAAGCTGTCAAGTTTGACTTGAGCTGCTCACTCCAAAGTTAGCTAGATATTCTATCTGCATGCTTTCTTGTTGTGCTTTTCTACCAGCTATATCCCATGCGGAGTAATTCAActcatatttattttggagtacaacatttgc from the Humulus lupulus chromosome X, drHumLupu1.1, whole genome shotgun sequence genome contains:
- the LOC133806027 gene encoding uncharacterized protein LOC133806027 encodes the protein MTILEKMRQQLHTSVDQKCKYADQQRRSLTFEVRDKVFLKVALLKGAMPFNRKGKLSPWHIGPYETLERIGEVAYHLALPPALSLVHDISHVSKLRKYIDDPSHVLSYEEIIMDPKLYFEEKPVVILD